GCCCGGGCGTCGACGCGTACGGGCGCAGCAAGGTGCTCGCCGAGCGCGCCGCGTGGCAGCTCTTCGAGCAGGAGGGCGGCATCGAGCTCGTCACGCTGCTGCCCGTCGCCGTCATGGGTCCCGTGCTCGGCGACTCGGTGTCGGGCTCGAACCACCTGCTGCAGCGACTGCTGTCAGGCGGCATGCCGCGCGCGCCGCGCATGTTCGTGCCGATCGTCGACGTGCGCGACGTCGCCGCGGCCCACGTCGCGGCGATCACGGCCGGCGTCGCCGGTCAGCGCATCCTCGTCGCCACGGGCGAGCCGGCGATCGAGCTCGTCGAGGTCGCGTCCACGCTGCGTGCTGCGCTCGGCGCGGATGCGGCGCGCACGCCGACCGGCCGCATCCCCGACCTCGTCGTGCGCCTGCTGGCGCGGTTCCGCCCCGAGCTGCGCGGCATCGCGGCCGAGGTCGGGTTCGTGAAGCGCATCGACGTCACGCGCATGCGCACGCTGCTCGGCGTCGACCCGAGGCCGCAGCGCGAGGCGGTCGTCGCGGCGGGCGCGTCGCTCGTCGAGAAGGGCCTCGTCGACGCGACGTGACGGCGCAAGCCCTCGACGGCGTGGCCGTCACCCGCGAGGGTGGAGTCATGCCCACCCTGCTCGGCCCCGCGATGCTCGTGCTCTCGATCGGCACGCTCGTCGGGTCCATGACCATGCTGGTCACCCGGGCGGCCGGGCACGACTGGTCGACGGACGGCTGGCGCCTCATGCGCCGGGCGACGCTCGTGCACGCGGTCTCGCTCGGAGTCGGATCCGGGGTCGCTGCCATCCTCGTGTCGCTCGACGGACCACCCACCGTGTACTGGGCGTTGCCCGTCGGCGCCTTCGTCGTCGCGCTCATGGTGGCCGTCGGCGTCGTGGCGTGGCGGCGGCGACCCTTCGATCCTGCGACGCGGGAGCCTCGCGACGACGACGCGGCCCGAGCGCGGCTCGCCGTCGGCGTCGGCGTGTCCGTCGGCGCCGCCGGCCTCGTGCTCGTCGCACTCGGCATCGCGTCGCCGTGGGCGTTCGGACTCGGGCTCGGCCTCGCGCTCGTGCTGGTCGCCGTCCTCTTCGTGGTCCTCGTGCGCTTCGACTGGCCCGCCGCCGCCTTCCGTCGTCGCGCCGAGGCTCGACGCGACGGCTGACCCCTTCCCCGGTGCCCGCGAGGCGACGAGGATGGATGCACCGCCTGCGTGAGGAGCCGACGATGCCCGAGACCGACCGCTACGACGTCGTCGTCATCGGTGCCGGGCCGGGCGGCACTGCTGCCGCGCTGCGCGCCGCCGACCTCGGCGCTCGCGTCGTGGTGCTCGAGGCCGCACGCCTGGGCGGCACGTGCGTGAACGCGGGCTGCGTGCCGACGCGCGTGCTCGCCCGCGCCGCCCGCCTCGTGCGCGATGCGCGGTCGGCGCACGAGCACGGCGTGATCGTCGGCGACGTGTCGGTGGACTGGCGCGGCGTCGTCGACCGCGTGCACGCGCGCGTCGACGAGGTGCGGGCGATGAAGGCCGAGGCCGAGCGCTTCGCCGCCGCGGGCGTCGACCTCGTGCAGGAGGGGCGAGCGCGGTTCGTCGACCCGCACACGCTCGAGCTCGACAGCGGCCGACGCGTCGTGGGCGACAGCATCCTCGTGTGCGTCGGTGGCCACGCACGCCGGCTGCCGATCCCGGGTGCCGAGCTCGCGATCCTGCCCGACGAGGTGCTCGACCTGCCCGCCCTCCCCGATCGCGTCGCCGTGATCGGCGGCGGCAACACGGGCGCGCAGGTCGCGACGGTGCTCGCCGCGTTCGGCTCGCAGGTGACGCTGCTCGACCTCGCGCCGCGCATCCTCATGGCGTCGGATGCCGACATCGCGGCTGAGGTGACGGAGGCCTTCGTCGCGCGGGGCGTCGACGTGCGCTGCGGCATCGACGGCGTCTCGCGGCTCGAGCGGTCGGCGTCGGGCGCGGTCGACCTCGTGCTCGTGGAGGACGGCGCCGAGCGCACCCTCGAGGTCGACGGTGTCGTCATGGCGACGGGCTGGCCGGCCGACGTCGCCGACCTCGGCCTCGAGCATGCGGGCATCGCCGTGGAGCGCGGCGCGATCCCCGCCGACGAGTACCTGCGCACCGTCGTGCCGCACGTCTTCGCCGTGGGCGACGCGAACGGCCGCGACATGCTCGTGCAGGCGGCGCAGTTCGAGGGCGAGGCCGCCGCCGAGAACGCCGTGCTCGGCGCCTCGGTGCGCGCGCCGCACCGACTGCTGCCCGCGGGCGGGTTCACGGATCCCGACTACGCCGGCGTCGGCTTCACCGAGGCGGAGGCGCGCGCACGGGATGCGGAGTGCGTCGTCGCGACCGTGCGGTACGACGCGCTCGACCGCGCCGTCATCGACGACCGCGACGTGGGCTTCCTCAAGCTCGTCGTCGACCGCTCCCGCTCGACCGTGCTCGGCGCGCACGCGGTCGGCGAGCACGCCGTCGAGGTCGTGCAGGCCCTCACGACCGCCATGGCTGCGGGCGTGCGCGTGCAGACGCTCGCGGAGGTGCGCTTCGCCTACCCGACGTACACGGCGATCGTCGGCATGGCGGCGCGGGCGGCGCTCGGCTCGCGCTGACGCGGGTCGGCTAGGCGGACGCCGCGAGCGAGCGGTGCCACACCTGGTACTCGCACTCGACGGCCAGGTGGCCGGCGATCTCGGGGTAGTCGAGCGCGAACGGGCGCGTCGTCGTGATCGCGTAGCCACGCCGGGCGTACCAGGCGCCCAACGCCGCCTTCGAGGCCTGCTCCTGCGCCGTCGGCACCAGCAGCTCGAGCTGCATCCGCGACGCACCGCGCGACTGGGCGATCGACTCGGCGGCGTCGACGAGCGTGCGACCGATGCCGCCGCCCTGCACCGCCGGGTCGGTCGCGAGCATGCCGAACGCCCAGGTCGTCGCATCGACGCGGCGCAGGTGCACGCAGCCCACCGTCCGCCCGTCGATGCCCGCATGCACGATCTCGCCTGCCGCGATGAGCGCGCGCATGCCCTGCGACGTGACGCGCGCGGCGCCGTCGCGCCACATGCCGACCTCGCCGGCCGCGTACGCGTCGTTGACGATGGCCACGAGACGCTCGACGAGCGGGGCGTCGTCGCTGCTGCTCGCAGGGAGCTGGCCGACGTCGACGGTGGTGGTGCGCATACCGCCACCATAGGCGGCGGATGCCCACGCACGCAGTCGTAGGGCGGACGGGACTTGAACCCGTGACCGACGGATTATGAGTCCGCTGCTCTGACCAGCTGAGCTACCGCCCCGCGAAGGAGCCTACCGACGCGCGCTACCGCGACTCGTCGGCCGGCTCGGCCTCGGGATCGAGCGCATCCGCAGCATCCGCATCCGCCGACGAGGGCTCGAGGTGCGGCAGCTCGGTGACGGGGTCGACGACGTCCTCGCCGCGGTACAGCGCCTCGAAGACGTCGAGCGTCGTCTCGATGTCGTGCACCGACACGAGCTCGAGCGACCGGTGCCGCAGCGCCTGCCACTCGTCGTCGCTCGCGCGCAGGACCTTCTCGAGCTGCACAGCGAGGTCCGCGTCGTCGTCGGGGCGGAACAGGTAGCCGTTGCCGTCGACGAGGTGCGGCAGCGCCATGGCGTCGGCTGCGACGACGGGCAGGCCCGACGCCATCGCCTCCATCGTCGAGATCGACTGCAGCTCGGCCGTCGACGGCATGACGAACACCTCGGCGCCCGTGAGGCGCGCGCGCAGCTCCTCCGACGACACGAAGCCCGTCAGCTCCACGCGGTCGCCGACGCCGAGCGACGCCGCGAGCGAGCCCAGCTCGTCGACGAGGTCGCCGCCGCCCACGATCTGGAGCCGCGCGTCGAGCTCCTTCGGCAGGCGCGCGAGCGCTCGCACGGCCGTCTCGATGCGCTTCTCGCTCGTCACGCGACCCACGAACACGATCGTGCCGCGGTTGCGCGTCGGCGAGACCGTGTAGTCGGATGCGCGCAGCCCGCACGAGACGGCGTGCACGTGGTGCAGGCCCGTCATGCGCTCGAGGTAGTCGGCGCTGCGCCTCGTCGGCGTCGTCACCGCGTCGCAGCGGCCGAACACCCGGCCCGCATCCGCCCACAGCGCGTTCGTGATGCGACCCTGCGCGACCTTCGGGATGTTCGAGTGGTCCATGAGGTTCTCGAACATGATGTGGTTCGTGCCGATGAGGCGGATGCCGCGCGCCCGCGCCGCCGACGCGAAGCCGCGACCGACGACGAGGTGCGACTGGAAGTGCACGACGTCGGGCTGCAGCGCATCCAGCAGCGAGCCGGCGTTCTGCACGATGCGCCACGGCTCGGCGAAGCGCAGCCAGTCGTGCCCCGGGTAGCCGAGCGACCGCAGGCGGTGCACCGTGAAGCGCACCCCCTCGTGCTCCTCGACGCGCGTACCCTGTCGACCGCGCGCCGTCGCCGACGCGACGACGTGCACCTCGTGGCCGCGCCTCGCGAGGCCCGCCGCGAGCTGCGTCGCGAACGTCGCCGCGCCGTTGACGTCGGGCGCGAACGTGTCGCCGGTGATCAGGATGCGGAGCGGGTCCGTCACTCGTCGTCCTCCACGAGGGTCTTGGCCTGCAGCTGCGGATGGTGCCTCGCGAGCTGGAACACGCCGAACACGGCGAGCCCACCCGCGAGCACGAAGACGATGAGCGCCCACGGCGGCGTCTGCGCGGCCTCGCCGAGCACCGTGACGCCGATGAGCACGGCGACGAGCGGGTCGACTACCGTGAGGCCCGCGATCACGAGGTCGGGCGGACCCGACGCGTGCGCGAGCTGCACGAAGTAGCCGCCGAACGCGAGCGCGCCCGCGACGCCGAGGAGGCACACGATCGTGAGCCACTCGAAGTTGCCGGTCGTGATGCGGTTCAGCACGACCTTCATGAGCGTCACGACGAAGCCGTAGAGCACGCCGGCGGCGATGACGTAGAAGATGGCGCTCGCCCGATCGCGCCAGCGCCACCACGCGAGGCCCAGGCCGATGCCGACGACGAGCAGCAGGCACAGCACCGTGAGCAGCTGCTGATCGCGGATGGGGTGCTCGACGGCGAAGACCGCCGCGACCGTGACGAAGATGCCGATGCCGAGCAGGCAGAAGAGGATCGAGTTGATCGTGGGCGCATCGAGCCGGTGGCGGGCGACGCGCGCGTTCACGACGGCGGTCACGACGAGCGCGACGGCGCCGAGCGGCTGCACGACGATGAGCGGCGCCAGCGACAGCGCCCACAGCTGCATGAGCGCCGCGACGCCGAGCATCGACGTGCCGACGACCCACGACGGGCGACGGATGAGCAGGCCCAGCTGTCGCAGGTCGAGCTTCGCGCCCGACGCACCCGACGATCCCTCGACGAGCGAGACGCCGCGGTGCTGGAACTGCGTGCCGAGCGACAGCACGACCGCACCCGCGATCGCGATGGGGATGCCGAGCGCCTGCAGCGGCGTCAGCGAGATCTGCTCGGTCAGATCGGTGATGTCAGCCAGCCGCACCATCCGACAGTACCGGCCGCGAACCGTCGATAGCCTTGGCGACATGGCCGTGCTCCCCATCTGCATCACCGGCGAGCCGGTGCTCCACACCGTCGCGTCCGAGGTGTCGACCGTCGACGACGAGCTGCGCACCCTGGTGGCCGACATGGTCGAGACGATGCACGCGGCGCCGGGCGTCGGCCTCGCGGCACCGCAGGTCGGCATCGGCAAGCGCCTCTTCGTGTGGTCGTGGACCGACGAGGATGGCGTGGAGTCGTCGGGCGTCGCGATCAACCCCACGCTGTGGATCGCTCCCCTGCCCATCGACGAGGTCACCGAGGACGACGAGGAGGGCTGCCTCTCGATCCCCGGACCGCGCGAGGCGCTCATCCGCTCGCAGGCCGCGATCCTCGAGGCGACCGGCCTCGACGGCGAGCGCTTCCGCATCGAGGCGACCGGCTGGCTCGCCCGCATCTTCCAGCACGAGTACGACCACCTCGACGGCATCCTCTACGCCGACCGCCTCGACCACCGCGAGTGGAAGTCGATCGAGAAGGCCATCAAGAAGGCCCGCTACGGGCGGCCGGGGCTCACCTGGACGCCCGGCGTCGACGACGTCGACGCGTGACGCCGAAGCCCGGCGTGGTTCGAGGGGCCCTCGGATCGGTGCTAGGCTAGCCGGGCTGTTCCCAGCATTCCTCGATAGCTCAATTGGCAGAGCAGCCGGCTGTTAACCGGCAGGTTGATGGTTCGAGTCCATCTCGGGGAGCAGCAGAAGGCCCCACCGTTCGCGGTGGGGCCTTCGTCGTTGCCGGGCGGCGTCGCTCCCCCGTCGACTGGTCAGAGATGTACGCACACTGGTCGCCATTGCACCGAAGCTGCGACCAGTGTGGTGCAACTGCGACCAGTCACGCGGAAAGGCGTGCGCCGCCGGGCGGTCAGGCCGCGGGGCGCTCCGTGCGCGCGAGCGACTCGACGTAGGGATGCCGCGGGTCGGCGAGCAGCGCGTCGATCGGGCCCGCGCCCACGACGCGGCCGCGGTGCAGCACGACCGAGGTGCCGCCGATCGCGCGCGCCTGGCGCGGCGTACGCACGGCGGCGACCACCGCGCGCGTCTCGGCGAGCGTGCGGAGGCCGTCGAGCACGTCGGGTGCGACGACGGGGTCGAGCCCCGAGATCGGGTCGTCGACGATGAGCGCCTTGGGGTCGAGCACGAGCGCCCGAGCGAGCGACACGCGCTGGCGCTGGCCGCGCGACAGCTCGAAGACGTGCCGGTCGAGCATGCCGAGCGGCAGCCGCACGGCGTCGAGCGCGCCGGCGACGGCGACGCCCGCCTCCTTGCGGTCGAAGCGCGGGTCGCGGTCGAAGATGGGGCTCGCGACGACGTCGCCGACCGTCATGGTGCCCTCGAGCCGCTCGGAGCCGCGCTGCTCGGCGTGGCCGACGAACGCGAGCAGCCGCGTGCGGGCGCGACCGCCGAGGCCGCGCACGTCGTGGCCGAGCACGGCGATCGAGCCGCCGTGCAGCTCGGGGCCCTGCTCCTTGGGCGTCTGCAGCGCGATGGCGTCGAGCAGCGTCGACTTGCCGGCTCCCGTCGGGCCGAGCACCGTCACGGGCGCGCCGGGCTCGGCGACGAACGAGACGCCGCGCACGACGAGCGCCGTGGATCCCGCGTGGGCGAGGGATGCGTCGTGGACCCGGATCGCTGCGTGGGTCGGCTCCGTCATCGCTGCTCCTCCATCCGTGCCCGCTCGGCGTCGAGCTCGTCGATCCGCGTCGCGAGCTGCCTCGCCGCCGCCGGATCGCCCTCGCGAAGCCGGTACAGCTGCCCGAGCAGCTCGCCCTTCTCCCTCAGGATGTCACGCAGGATCAACGTCACGACGACCCCGCGCACGCTCGACTCGACGCCGCGCGGTCCCGCGATCATCGGCGCGATCGCGAGCTCGCGCACGAGCGGGGCGAGCGGCGGTGGCACGGCGGCGGCGACCCGCTCCGAGAATCCGGATGCGGCGATGTGGTCGAGCTCGGCGAGGATGCCGTCGCGCACGATGCGCAGGGTCTCGTCGCCGACGTGGGCGGTGGCACCCCGCACGCGCAGCGCCTCGGGCACGTGCCCGCCCTGCTGCAGCATCGCCACGATGGCCTCGCGCTCGAGGATCGTCGCGGGATCCTTCGGCAGCTGCTGCATCGTCATCTGCGGCTGCACGGGCTCGACGGGCGCGCCGCCGGGAGCACCCGGCCCGCCCTGGCCCGGGCGACCCTGCGGCCGCGCATCCTGCCGCCCCTGCTGCGCACGCCACGCCTGCAGCGCCCGCACCACGTCGCGCGGCTCGACGCCGAGCCAGCCCGACAGCTGCCGCTGGTAGCCCTCGGCGAGCGCGCGGTCGCGGATCGTGGCGAGCACGGGCGCCGCGGCGCGTGTGGCCTGCACGCGGCCCTCGACGGTCTCGAGGTCGAACGCGTCGACGACGCGGCGCAGCATGAACTCGAACATCGGCCTGCGCGTCTCGATCAGGCGGCGCACGGCGTCGTCGCCGCGCTGCAGGCGCAGGTCGCACGGGTCGAGGCCGTCGGGCGCGACGGCCACGAACGTCTGCGCCGCGAAGCGCTGCTCCTCGGCGAACGCGCGGCTCGCGGCCTTCTGCCCGGCCTCGTCGGGGTCGAACGTGAAGACGACCTTCCCGAGCGCCGTCGTGTCCGACGTCGACACGTCGCCGAGCACGCGGCGCAGCACCTTGATGTGGTCGACGCCGAACGCCGTGCCGCACGTCGCGATCGCCGTCGTGACCCCCGCGAGGTGGCACGCCATGACGTCGGTGTAGCCCTCGACGATCACGGCCTCGCGCTGCTTCGAGATGTCGCGCTTCGCGAGGTCGAGCCCGTAGAGCACCTGCGACTTGTGGTAGATCGCGGTCTCGGGCGTGTTGAGGTACTTCGGGCCGGGATCGTCGTCGAGCAGCTTGCGCGCGCCGAAGCCGACCGTCGCACCGGTGACGTCGCGGATGGGCCACACGAGCCGGCCGCGGAAGCGGTCGTAGGGCCCGCGCTGCCCCTCGGACAGCAGGCCGGCGCGCAGCTGCTCGTCGTCGGTGAAGCCCTTGCCGCGCAGGTGCGTGCGCAGCGCCTCGAACGACTGCGGCGCGAACCCGACGCCGAAGCGCTGCGCCGCCGCGAGGTCGAAGCCGCGCTCGCCGAGGAACCGCTGCCCGGGCTCCGCGATCGGCAGCAGCAGCTGCGCCTGGAAGAACTCGGCGGCCGCCTTCGATGCCTCGAGCAGTCGCAGGCGCGAGCCGGCCTCGACCTGCGGCGCGCCGCCATCCTCGTACCGCAGCGTGACGCCGAGCTGGGCGGCGAAGCGCTCGACGGTCTCGGTGAACGACGTGTGGTCCATCGCCATCACGAAGCCGATGACGTCGCCGTCCTCGCCGCAGCCGAAGCAGTGGTACCTGCCGATCGCCGGCCGAACGTGGAACGACGGCGACCGCTCGTCGTGGAAGGGGCACAGGCCCTTGAGGCTGCCGACGCCCGCGGACTTCAACGTCACGTGATCCGACACGACGTCGACGATCGACATGCGGCTGCGCACCTCGTCGATGTCGTCCCTGCGGATGCGGCCGGGCATCAGACCACCTGCTGCGCGTGCCAGGCGACGGCGGTCTGGTCGCTGAGGCTCGCGACCTGGTCGACGACGACGCGCATGCGTGCTGCGTCGTCGGATGCGGCGCGCCAGTCCTCCGCGAACGGACCGTCGAGCGCGCCCTCCCCCACCTCGAGCAGCCGGTCGGCGAGCTCGCCGAGGATGACGCGCTGCTGCTCGTAGATCGGCTGCCGGCTCTCGACGTCCATCACGTAGGCGGCGACGGTGCCCTTGAGCACGGCGATCTCGGCCCGCACCTCGGTCGGCACGACGACGGAGCCGCCGAAGCGCGCGAGCGGCCCCGAGTAGGCGGCGCGGGTCGCGGCGGCGGATGCGGTCGCGAACCGGCCGATCAGCTTGGAGGTGAGGTTCTTGAGGCGCGCCTGGTCGCCGCGACCGCCGTCGAACGACTCGAGCCACGTGTCGAGGTCGTCGAGCCGATCGAAGGCCGCGAGCAGCTCGTCGCGCGGCACGTCGCCGACCCACCGCTTGATGCGATCGACGAGCGCATCGTGGTCGGCGCGCGCCGCGAGCACGCGCGGGTCGATGAACCCGTTGACGATCGCATCCTCGAAGTCGTGCACCGAGTACGCGATGTCGTCGGCGAGGTCCATGACCTCGGCCTCGATGCAGCGCCGGCCCTCTGGCGCGCCCTGGCGCGCCCACTCGAACACGTCGCGGTCGACGGCGTAGAAGCCGAACTTCACGCGGCCCGACCCGGCGTCGAGCACCTCCTGGTCGGCCGGCCACGGGTACTTCGTGGCCGCATCCACGCTCGCGCGCGTGAGGTTGAGGCCGTAGGCGCGATCGGCGACGATCTTCGGCTCGAGGCGAGTGATGACGCGCAGCGTCTGCGCGTTGCCCTCGAACCCGCCGATCGCGGCGGCCCACTCGTTGAGCGCGCGCTCGCCGTTGTGCCCGAACGGCGGATGCCCGATGTCGTGCGCGAGGCACGCCGTGTCGACGACGTCGGGGTCGAGGCCGAGCGCGCCCGCGAGCTCGCGGCCGACCTGCGCGACCTCGAGCGAGTGCGTGAGGCGGTTGCGGGCGAAGTCGAGCCCCGACGTCGGCGAGACGACCTGCGTCTTCTGCGCCAGGCGGCGCAGGGCGCTCGAGTGCAGCAGGCGCGCACGATCGCGCGCGAAGTCGCTGCGCCTGGTCGAGTGCGTCTCGGGCAGCCACCGCTCGCGGTCGTGCCCCACGTAGTCAGCCGCCACGCGTGTCGCTCTCGTCCTCGATGAGCGACGCGCGCTGCGCAGGCGTGAGCTCGGGGCTGGCGAGCCACCCGTCGGGCAGCGCAGGGCGCTTGGGGCTGCCGGCGCGGCCGCGCTGCCCCTCGACGCCCGCGGCGTCGTACGGCGCGTCGGCGAGCGTCGCGACGAGCTCGTCGATCTCGGCGAGGCTCGACACGGCTGCGAGGGCGCGGCGCACGTCGCCGCCCATCGGGTAGCCCTTGCCGTACCAGGCGACGTGCTTGCGGATGTCGCGGCAGGCGCGATCCTCGTCGCCGAAGAACTCGACGAGCAGCTCGGCATGGCGGCGGAACACCGCGAAGACCTCGTGCAGCGACGGCCGGAAGCGATCCTCGCGCCTCTCGAACGCGGCCACGAGGTCGCCGAAGAGCCACGGGCGCCCGAGGCAGCCGCGGCCCACGACGACGCCGTCGCAGCCCGTCTGCTCCATCATGCGCACGGCATCCTCGGCCTGCCAGATGTCGCCGTTGCCCAGCACGGGCACCGTCGTGACGGCCTCCTTGAGGCGCGCGATGGCCTCCCAGTCGGCGAGGCCCGAGTAGTGCTGCGCCGCCGTGCGACCGTGCAGCGCGACGGCGGCGACGCCCGCAGCCTCGGCGGCGCGACCGGCCTCGAGGTACGTGAGGTGGTCGTCGTCGATGCCCTTGCGCATCTTCACCGTGAGCGGGATGTCGCCGGCGGCCTTGACTGCGCGCTCGACGATCGCGCGGAACAGCTCGTGCTTCCACGGCAGCGCCGAGCCGCCGCCGCGACGCGTGACCTTCGGCACGGGGCAGCCGAAGTTCAGGTCGATGTGGTCGGCCCGATCCTCGTCGACGATGATCTGCACCGCCCGCTCGACCGTCGCGGGGTCGACGCCGTAGAGCTGCACCGAGCGCGGCGTCTCGGACTCATGGTGCGACAGGAGGCGGAAGGTCTCCTCGCCGCGCTCGACGAGCGCGCGCGACGTGACCATCTCGGCGACGTACAGCCCGGCGCCGTGCTCGCGGCACAGCCGACGGAACGCCGTGTTCGTGATGCCCGCCATCGGCGCGAGCACCACGGGGGCCTCGAGCTCGATGGGGCCGATCCGCAGCGCCGGCGCCCGCGTCGCGGAAGGGCTCTGCGTGCCGGTCACGTCAGGCCCCGACGAGCGCCTGCGCCAGGAAGCCCTCGAGCTCCGCGATCGGCACGCGCTGCTGCTGCATCGTGTCGCGCTCGCGCACCGTGACCGCCTGGTCCTCGAGCGAGTCGAAGTCGACGGTGATGCAGAACGGCGTGCCCACCTCGTCCTGACGGCGGTAGCGGCGGCCGATGGCGCCGGCGTCGTCGAACTCGATGGCCCAGTGCTTGCGCAGCGACTGCGCGACCTCGCGGGCGAGCGGCGACAGCTGCTCGTTGCGCGACAGCGGCAGCACGGCCGCCTTGACCGGTGCGAGGCGCGGGTCGAGGCGCAGCACGGTGCGGGTGTCGGTGCCGCCCTTCGAGTTCGGCACCTCCTCCTCGTCGTACGCCTCGATGAGGAAGGCCATGAGGCTGCGCGTGAGGCCGAACGACGGCTCGATCACGAACGGCGTGTAGCGCTCGTTCGCAGCCTGGTCGAAGTACT
The sequence above is a segment of the Agrococcus jejuensis genome. Coding sequences within it:
- a CDS encoding NAD-dependent epimerase/dehydratase family protein, giving the protein MDRVLVTGGSGFIAGHVVLAPLAAGHPVRTTIRSLDGEADWTPLDGPGVDAYGRSKVLAERAAWQLFEQEGGIELVTLLPVAVMGPVLGDSVSGSNHLLQRLLSGGMPRAPRMFVPIVDVRDVAAAHVAAITAGVAGQRILVATGEPAIELVEVASTLRAALGADAARTPTGRIPDLVVRLLARFRPELRGIAAEVGFVKRIDVTRMRTLLGVDPRPQREAVVAAGASLVEKGLVDAT
- a CDS encoding dihydrolipoyl dehydrogenase family protein — its product is MPETDRYDVVVIGAGPGGTAAALRAADLGARVVVLEAARLGGTCVNAGCVPTRVLARAARLVRDARSAHEHGVIVGDVSVDWRGVVDRVHARVDEVRAMKAEAERFAAAGVDLVQEGRARFVDPHTLELDSGRRVVGDSILVCVGGHARRLPIPGAELAILPDEVLDLPALPDRVAVIGGGNTGAQVATVLAAFGSQVTLLDLAPRILMASDADIAAEVTEAFVARGVDVRCGIDGVSRLERSASGAVDLVLVEDGAERTLEVDGVVMATGWPADVADLGLEHAGIAVERGAIPADEYLRTVVPHVFAVGDANGRDMLVQAAQFEGEAAAENAVLGASVRAPHRLLPAGGFTDPDYAGVGFTEAEARARDAECVVATVRYDALDRAVIDDRDVGFLKLVVDRSRSTVLGAHAVGEHAVEVVQALTTAMAAGVRVQTLAEVRFAYPTYTAIVGMAARAALGSR
- a CDS encoding GNAT family N-acetyltransferase, with amino-acid sequence MRTTTVDVGQLPASSSDDAPLVERLVAIVNDAYAAGEVGMWRDGAARVTSQGMRALIAAGEIVHAGIDGRTVGCVHLRRVDATTWAFGMLATDPAVQGGGIGRTLVDAAESIAQSRGASRMQLELLVPTAQEQASKAALGAWYARRGYAITTTRPFALDYPEIAGHLAVECEYQVWHRSLAASA
- a CDS encoding glycosyltransferase, which translates into the protein MTDPLRILITGDTFAPDVNGAATFATQLAAGLARRGHEVHVVASATARGRQGTRVEEHEGVRFTVHRLRSLGYPGHDWLRFAEPWRIVQNAGSLLDALQPDVVHFQSHLVVGRGFASAARARGIRLIGTNHIMFENLMDHSNIPKVAQGRITNALWADAGRVFGRCDAVTTPTRRSADYLERMTGLHHVHAVSCGLRASDYTVSPTRNRGTIVFVGRVTSEKRIETAVRALARLPKELDARLQIVGGGDLVDELGSLAASLGVGDRVELTGFVSSEELRARLTGAEVFVMPSTAELQSISTMEAMASGLPVVAADAMALPHLVDGNGYLFRPDDDADLAVQLEKVLRASDDEWQALRHRSLELVSVHDIETTLDVFEALYRGEDVVDPVTELPHLEPSSADADAADALDPEAEPADESR
- a CDS encoding DMT family protein, yielding MRLADITDLTEQISLTPLQALGIPIAIAGAVVLSLGTQFQHRGVSLVEGSSGASGAKLDLRQLGLLIRRPSWVVGTSMLGVAALMQLWALSLAPLIVVQPLGAVALVVTAVVNARVARHRLDAPTINSILFCLLGIGIFVTVAAVFAVEHPIRDQQLLTVLCLLLVVGIGLGLAWWRWRDRASAIFYVIAAGVLYGFVVTLMKVVLNRITTGNFEWLTIVCLLGVAGALAFGGYFVQLAHASGPPDLVIAGLTVVDPLVAVLIGVTVLGEAAQTPPWALIVFVLAGGLAVFGVFQLARHHPQLQAKTLVEDDE
- the def gene encoding peptide deformylase, whose amino-acid sequence is MAVLPICITGEPVLHTVASEVSTVDDELRTLVADMVETMHAAPGVGLAAPQVGIGKRLFVWSWTDEDGVESSGVAINPTLWIAPLPIDEVTEDDEEGCLSIPGPREALIRSQAAILEATGLDGERFRIEATGWLARIFQHEYDHLDGILYADRLDHREWKSIEKAIKKARYGRPGLTWTPGVDDVDA
- a CDS encoding ATP-binding cassette domain-containing protein; translated protein: MTEPTHAAIRVHDASLAHAGSTALVVRGVSFVAEPGAPVTVLGPTGAGKSTLLDAIALQTPKEQGPELHGGSIAVLGHDVRGLGGRARTRLLAFVGHAEQRGSERLEGTMTVGDVVASPIFDRDPRFDRKEAGVAVAGALDAVRLPLGMLDRHVFELSRGQRQRVSLARALVLDPKALIVDDPISGLDPVVAPDVLDGLRTLAETRAVVAAVRTPRQARAIGGTSVVLHRGRVVGAGPIDALLADPRHPYVESLARTERPAA
- the dnaG gene encoding DNA primase, with translation MPGRIRRDDIDEVRSRMSIVDVVSDHVTLKSAGVGSLKGLCPFHDERSPSFHVRPAIGRYHCFGCGEDGDVIGFVMAMDHTSFTETVERFAAQLGVTLRYEDGGAPQVEAGSRLRLLEASKAAAEFFQAQLLLPIAEPGQRFLGERGFDLAAAQRFGVGFAPQSFEALRTHLRGKGFTDDEQLRAGLLSEGQRGPYDRFRGRLVWPIRDVTGATVGFGARKLLDDDPGPKYLNTPETAIYHKSQVLYGLDLAKRDISKQREAVIVEGYTDVMACHLAGVTTAIATCGTAFGVDHIKVLRRVLGDVSTSDTTALGKVVFTFDPDEAGQKAASRAFAEEQRFAAQTFVAVAPDGLDPCDLRLQRGDDAVRRLIETRRPMFEFMLRRVVDAFDLETVEGRVQATRAAAPVLATIRDRALAEGYQRQLSGWLGVEPRDVVRALQAWRAQQGRQDARPQGRPGQGGPGAPGGAPVEPVQPQMTMQQLPKDPATILEREAIVAMLQQGGHVPEALRVRGATAHVGDETLRIVRDGILAELDHIAASGFSERVAAAVPPPLAPLVRELAIAPMIAGPRGVESSVRGVVVTLILRDILREKGELLGQLYRLREGDPAAARQLATRIDELDAERARMEEQR
- a CDS encoding deoxyguanosinetriphosphate triphosphohydrolase; amino-acid sequence: MAADYVGHDRERWLPETHSTRRSDFARDRARLLHSSALRRLAQKTQVVSPTSGLDFARNRLTHSLEVAQVGRELAGALGLDPDVVDTACLAHDIGHPPFGHNGERALNEWAAAIGGFEGNAQTLRVITRLEPKIVADRAYGLNLTRASVDAATKYPWPADQEVLDAGSGRVKFGFYAVDRDVFEWARQGAPEGRRCIEAEVMDLADDIAYSVHDFEDAIVNGFIDPRVLAARADHDALVDRIKRWVGDVPRDELLAAFDRLDDLDTWLESFDGGRGDQARLKNLTSKLIGRFATASAAATRAAYSGPLARFGGSVVVPTEVRAEIAVLKGTVAAYVMDVESRQPIYEQQRVILGELADRLLEVGEGALDGPFAEDWRAASDDAARMRVVVDQVASLSDQTAVAWHAQQVV